Proteins from one Cryptomeria japonica chromosome 4, Sugi_1.0, whole genome shotgun sequence genomic window:
- the LOC131053449 gene encoding uncharacterized protein LOC131053449, with the protein MLEVSKSSSSDEANIGALVAEEAIAEARAKHAAKQAETSSVPTGTSTGVKTRAGKEKATQKEKPVETKKEKPSKIQFQRKGKIVEPLTVPVKTGKRKKQQAQKLVDTDEEVTESKGEKKALRASGKMSKVVGTSTMKSSRKPVTKFAPLENLMINIKECGLLIGVKKLYDKFNGDEQRHIEDAIATIKQDREFIEYILKNLQPEATKEELDEILGKVLGLIPDEEEEVKEVEPKKFEAEDLPNGVKITDFKADEIVLDNQPANTQTEPEIIPDDDDTDINNDDVHAPDNVIVQDIDVEMSKQHEQEQVQGEKKNEDEKKDEEPPVVTQTVDTQPPPVQDTAQDKESGKKEEKKT; encoded by the exons gaagccattgctGAAGCAAGAGCAAAGCATGCTGCCAAACAGGCCGAAACATCAAGTGTTCCAACCGGTACCTCCACTGGTGTAAAGACTAGAGCTGGAAAGGAGAAGGCTACACAAAAAGAAAAACCAGTAGAAACAAAGAAGGAAAAACCTTCTAAGATTCAATTTCAGAGGAAAGGTAAGATTGTTGAACCTCTCACTGTACCGGTTAAGACTGGtaaaaggaaaaagcaacaagcacAGAAACTGGTAGATACTGATGAAGAAGTGACTGAGtccaaaggagaaaagaaagcccTAAGGGCCAGTGGCAAAATGTCAAAGGTTGTTGGTACTTCTACTATGAAATCTTCGAGGAAACCAGTAACAAAGTTCGCACCACTTGAAAATTTAATGATAAACATTAAAGAGTGTGGCTTATTGATTGGTGTGAAGAAACTGTATGATAAGTTTAATGGAGATGAACAAAGACATATAGAAGATGCGATT GCAACCATAAAACAAGACAGGGAATTCATTGAATATATTCTGAAAAACTTGCAACCTGAAGCTACTAAGGAAGAGCTAGATGAAATTCTTGGTAAG gtacTAGGTTTGATTccggatgaagaggaagaagttaaggAAGTTGAACCAAAGAAGTTTGAGGCTGAAGATCTCCCTAATGGTGTTAAAATAACTGATTTTAAGGCTGATGAAATTGTGCTAGATAATCAACCGGCGAACACTCAAACTGAACCTGAGATTATCCCTGATGATGATGATACCGATATTAATAATGATGATGTTCATGCTCCTGACAATGTAATTGTACAAGATATTGATGTTGAAATGTCTAAGCAACATGAACAAGAACAGGTACAGGgagaaaagaagaatgaagatgaaaagaaagatgaagagccACCGGTAGTAACTCAAACTGTTGATACACAACCCCCACCGGTACAAGACACTGCACAGGATAAGGAAAGTggaaagaaagaggagaagaagacataa